One Schistocerca cancellata isolate TAMUIC-IGC-003103 chromosome 1, iqSchCanc2.1, whole genome shotgun sequence genomic region harbors:
- the LOC126092675 gene encoding uncharacterized protein LOC126092675: MNSDNLKPSSPTNMNGIGLSNDNDSCFHARTILHRKWKSLRASYTRELLTQKTEKSGSASTGRKKYIYFDQLRFLTTDCKNTTSSIDNDDDEDRNEFDEGKDLEQEAREKTAERRQKRPREKKSLEEEDILYNILKEKYARKDNSSQQADEDSLFTQSLVPELKKLPSHARLKVKSDLMNVIINAQQY, encoded by the exons ATGAATTCTGACAATCTGAAACCTTCATCTCCTACTAACATGAATGGCATAGGTCTTTCAAACGATAATGACAGTTGTTTTCATGCAC ggaCAATCCTTCACAGGAAATGGAAGAGCTTAAGGGCCAGTTATACCAGAGAGTTATTAACGCAAAAAACAGAAAAGAGTGGTTCTGCATCAACTGGTAGGAAGAAGTATATCTACTTCGATCAGCTGCGATTCCTAACAACTGACTGTAAGAACACTACTTCTAgtattgacaatgatgatgatgaagacagaaatGAGTTTGATGAAGGAAAAGATttagagcaggaggcacgtgaaaaaactgctgagcgacggcaaaaaaggccacgtgaaaagaagagtcttgaagaagaagatatcctatataacattttgaaggaaaagtacGCCAGAAAAGACAATTCATCACAGCAAGCTGACGAAGATAGCTTGTTTACGCAGTCTTTAGTacctgaattaaaaaaattacccagtcatgcaagattgaaagtgaaatcagatttgatgaatgtcattattaatgcCCAACAATATTAA